One bacterium DNA segment encodes these proteins:
- the bioC gene encoding malonyl-ACP O-methyltransferase BioC: MLTYKEKIIRNFSCAALNYDREAVIQNKMGRLLFKQLISEKPKADSILDLGSGTGYLLEKVSRVYPGAKLYGLDIAHGMIETAAKRFQNKRNVFIIEGDIENLPLGENSFDLVISNATLQWIKDLDTTLKDINRVLKKNGVFYANIFGEKTFQELKLSLKSIGLVYPFSFISRENLAEILTKNGFKAEIKTKIFYKYYPDLMTFLKKVKEIGAGNIFPVKNNLGQRSLLLDLGKEYAGKFAGKKGLKVTYEITMFKAKKAGYC; encoded by the coding sequence ATGTTGACTTATAAAGAAAAAATAATCAGAAATTTTTCATGCGCGGCCTTAAATTATGACAGGGAAGCAGTAATACAGAATAAAATGGGCCGATTACTCTTTAAACAGCTTATATCAGAAAAACCAAAAGCAGATTCTATTCTTGATTTAGGTTCAGGAACCGGTTATCTTTTGGAAAAGGTTTCACGTGTCTATCCCGGAGCGAAATTATATGGACTTGACATTGCCCATGGGATGATTGAAACAGCCGCAAAAAGGTTTCAAAATAAAAGAAACGTTTTCATCATTGAAGGAGACATTGAAAATCTCCCCCTCGGGGAAAATTCATTTGACCTGGTTATTTCAAACGCAACACTCCAGTGGATTAAGGATTTGGATACCACGCTTAAAGATATAAATCGCGTATTAAAAAAAAACGGGGTCTTTTACGCGAATATCTTTGGTGAAAAAACTTTCCAGGAACTTAAGCTTTCTTTAAAATCCATAGGATTAGTTTACCCTTTTTCTTTCATCAGCAGGGAAAATCTGGCAGAAATTTTGACAAAAAATGGTTTTAAAGCAGAAATAAAAACAAAAATATTTTATAAATACTATCCTGATTTAATGACCTTTTTAAAAAAAGTAAAAGAAATCGGTGCAGGGAATATATTCCCCGTAAAAAACAACCTGGGACAAAGAAGTTTATTGCTGGATTTGGGGAAGGAATATGCCGGAAAATTTGCGGGTAAAAAAGGGTTAAAAGTCACCTATGAAATAACTATGTTTAAGGCAAAAAAGGCCGGTTATTGCTAA
- a CDS encoding CsgG/HfaB family protein, translated as MRKYIFKSIGILTALVFFIHPLYAAGKKKICVMDLEDKAEGQHSGWHNPGKGMADMLVTALVKSNKFLVIEREQMEKVMNEQSIGQSGAVNPQTAAKIGQILGVSYIITGSITEFGVKESKLGVGNLGRVLSFGGGLDAKTNKAVVALDLRMINTTTAEILKAVKGEGEEKSTGVAIDLDVAPSVDFGKEGFDETVIGKAVRKAVDMAAKEIIESELNEPWTARIIKVEGNQIYLNSGEESGEKVGKVIAIYHKSEDLIDPETGISLGAEEKKIGTAKIIKVEKKFSIAETDASGVTKDDYLKEEK; from the coding sequence ATGAGGAAATATATTTTTAAATCAATTGGGATTTTAACTGCTTTAGTTTTTTTTATACACCCGTTATATGCCGCAGGAAAGAAGAAAATTTGTGTCATGGACCTGGAAGACAAGGCCGAGGGACAGCACAGCGGCTGGCATAATCCTGGCAAGGGTATGGCAGACATGCTTGTAACCGCGCTTGTAAAATCCAACAAATTTCTTGTTATTGAAAGAGAACAGATGGAAAAAGTCATGAATGAGCAGTCGATAGGTCAAAGCGGGGCGGTTAATCCTCAGACTGCGGCGAAAATTGGGCAGATACTGGGTGTTTCATATATAATTACCGGTAGTATAACGGAATTTGGAGTAAAAGAAAGTAAGCTGGGTGTGGGAAATCTTGGGCGGGTGCTTTCTTTTGGCGGCGGGTTGGATGCGAAGACTAATAAAGCCGTGGTTGCTTTAGATCTTAGAATGATAAATACTACAACAGCGGAAATACTTAAAGCGGTAAAAGGTGAAGGAGAAGAAAAAAGCACAGGGGTTGCGATTGATTTAGACGTGGCTCCAAGTGTGGATTTCGGCAAAGAAGGATTTGACGAGACGGTTATTGGTAAAGCTGTCAGGAAGGCAGTTGATATGGCGGCAAAGGAGATTATTGAATCTGAACTTAACGAACCATGGACAGCGAGAATCATAAAAGTTGAAGGCAACCAGATTTACCTTAATTCCGGAGAAGAATCGGGTGAGAAAGTGGGAAAGGTGATAGCTATTTATCATAAATCTGAGGACCTTATTGATCCCGAAACCGGAATTTCTCTCGGCGCTGAAGAAAAGAAAATCGGAACGGCTAAAATCATTAAAGTTGAAAAAAAATTTTCTATTGCTGAAACAGACGCCAGCGGCGTCACAAAGGATGATTATTTAAAAGAAGAAAAATAG